One part of the Schistocerca piceifrons isolate TAMUIC-IGC-003096 chromosome 2, iqSchPice1.1, whole genome shotgun sequence genome encodes these proteins:
- the LOC124776681 gene encoding sodium-dependent nutrient amino acid transporter 1-like codes for MRVPTKGSDLGHRSADLELGTLNKAYVIDATDPVNESPKLSASLSNGKDAKVAAEAEADGAPQRAQWGNQLEFLMSCIAMSVGLGNVWRFPFTAYENGGGAFLIPYIIVLFVIGKPLYYMEMALGQFTSYGPIKVWYMVPALKGIGYGQALATIATLTYYCSLMAITSLYFVLSFSSELPWAKCLPEWEGYCIDSTGSGGNFTANNTDLQSSSELFFLKYVLNEVADIAEGIGVPDWRLTIGLAVTWITIFFVVWKGVKSSGKASYFLALFPYVIMIVILIRGATLPGAGDGILFFITPQWDRLLTIEVWYAAITQSFFSLTVCFGPLIMYSSYNDFNHNVHRDALIVTTLDTCTSILAGCTIFSILGNLAYEMGVDDISAVVNSGTGLAFISYPDAIAKFEFVPQLFAVLFFFMLFVLGVGSAVALDSAVNTIIRDDFPSIKQWMVAALTCVGGFLTGLVYITPAGQWILNLVDYYNVTLTCFVLASIEMAAVAWIYGMDNFCQDVEFMLGHRVGMYWRICWGFITPVVLILVLIYSLVTSTPLTYTGKYYDDASYVAAWTVFGFSVLQCPLWILYILAKNRSGRTWKEAFRLSFTPSAKWGPKNDKRRGEWLEFKANKKREIQLKDHGVFKTLIFRYLGCGRP; via the exons GTGGCAGCCGAAGCCGAAGCGGATGGCGCGCCGCAGCGCGCGCAGTGGGGGAACCAGCTGGAGTTCCTCATGTCGTGCATCGCCATGTCCGTCGGCCTGGGCAACGTGTGGCGCTTCCCGTTCACCGCCTATGAGAACGGCGGCGGCGCCTTCCTCATCCCCTACATCATCGTGCTGTTCGTCATCGGCAAACCGCTCTACTACATGGAGATGGCGCTCGGCCAGTTCACCAGCTACGGGCCCATCAAGGTCTGGTACATGGTGCCCGCGCTTAAGG GTATCGGATACGGACAAGCATTGGCAACTATTGCTACGCTAACTTACTACTGTTCGTTGATGGCTATCACGTCCTTGTACTTTGTATTGTCATTTAGTTCTGAACTTCCCTGGGCCAAATGCCTCCCTGAATGGGAAGGGTACTGCATTGACTCCACTGGCAGTGGAGGTAACTTTACAGCTAACAACACGGACCTGCAGAGTTCGTCCGAGCTGTTCTTCCT GAAATACGTGCTGAATGAGGTTGCCGATATTGCTGAGGGCATTGGAGTTCCAGACTGGCGCCTCACTATAGGTCTGGCAGTTACGTGGATTACCATCTTCTTTGTGGTTTGGAAAGGCGTGAAGAGCTCAGGAAAGGCATCCTACTTCTTGGCGCTGTTTCCCTACGTCATCATGATCGTGATCCTCATACGCGGCGCTACTCTCCCTGGGGCTGGGGACGGTATACTGTTCTTCATCACGCCGCAGTGGGATCGGCTCTTAACGATTGAG GTTTGGTATGCTGCCATTACACAATCGTTCTTCTCACTTACCGTCTGTTTTGGGCCACTTATTATGTACTCATCATACAACGACTTCAATCACAATGTTCACAG AGACGCGCTGATTGTGACTACGTTGGACACATGTACAAGTATCTTAGCAGGCTGCACTATATTCTCCATCCTTGGAAACCTCGCCTATGAaatgggagtagacgacatttctgCAGTAGTTAATAGTGGGACTGGACTAGCTTTTATCTCGTACCCTGATGCCATCGCGAAGTTCGAATTCGTACCGCAG TTGTTCGCGGTGCTCTTCTTCTTCATGCTCTTCGTGCTGGGCGTCGGCAGTGCCGTGGCTCTAGACAGCGCCGTCAATACTATTATCCGCGACGACTTTCCCAGCATCAAGCAGTGGATGGTCGCTGCCTTGACGTGCGTAGGAGGGTTCCTCACAGGACTGGTCTACATCACACCG gcTGGTCAGTGGATATTAAATCTCGTCGACTATTACAATGTAACTTTGACATGCTTTGTGCTGGCTTCAATTGAAATGGCAGCTGTGGCGTGGATATACG GAATGGATAACTTCTGCCAGGATGTAGAATTCATGCTGGGACACAGAGTGGGAATGTACTGGAGGATCTGTTGGGGTTTCATTACGCCTGTCGTGCTCATATTGGTTTTGATATACTCTCTCGTTACATCTACTCCACTGACGTATACTGGAAAATACTACGACGACGCGTCATACG TGGCGGCCTGGACTGTGTTTGGATTTTCTGTTCTGCAGTGTCCGTTGTGGATACTATATATTCTTGCGAAGAACAGATCTGGTCGCACTTGGAAAGAG GCATTCCGACTGTCGTTCACGCCGTCTGCAAAGTGGGGTCCTAAAAACGATAAACGAAGAGGTGAATGGCTAGAATTCAAAgccaataaaaaaagagaaattcagcTTAAAGATCACGGAGTATTTAAAACACTTATATTTCGATATTTAGGCTGCGGGAGACCTTGA